The Deltaproteobacteria bacterium genomic interval TCCGGATGTCCGACCCGATGCGGACCGCGATCATGTCTCTCTCGACGAGGTCGCCGAAGCGGATGCCGGCGTCGATTCGGTTCGCGACGATGTCGGTCAGGTTGTCGTCGACGAGGATGTCCACCCGGATATCGGGATGGGACGCAAGGAAGCCCGGCAGGACAGGCATGACGACGGACGAGACGGCATGCTTGGTCGCGGTGATGCGGACGGTGCCGGAAGGCTTTCCGCGCAGGGCAGAGGCCGCATCCACCCCGGAGGCGATCTCCTCCAGTGCGGGGCGCACAGAGCGCAGCAGCGTTTCGCCCGCTTCAGTCGTCGACACTGAGCGCGTAGTCCGCGAGAGGAGCCGCACCCCGAGCCGCTCCTCCAGCGCCTTCATGGCGTGGCTCAACGCCGACTGGGACACGCCGAGCTCGGCCGCCGCGCGGGTAAAGCTTCCGTGCTCGGCGACGACTGCGAAGGCGGCGAGGTCGTAAAGGTCGTCTCGT includes:
- a CDS encoding LysR family transcriptional regulator, translating into MSVHLRDDLYDLAAFAVVAEHGSFTRAAAELGVSQSALSHAMKALEERLGVRLLSRTTRSVSTTEAGETLLRSVRPALEEIASGVDAASALRGKPSGTVRITATKHAVSSVVMPVLPGFLASHPDIRVDILVDDNLTDIVANRIDAGIRFGDLVERDMIAVRIGSDIRMAVVGAPSYFADHPVPRTPRELSGHRCINYRQVRTGGLYAWDFEEKGRPFAVRVEGPLVFNNSDLTREAALAGQGLAYVYEDEVAADLEAGRLTRILAKWCPTFPGYYLYHPSRRQTPPVLAALIGALRYKP